TTAGAGGATGATAGTAGTGAGTATGGAAAGAAATCAATAGATAAATTGATGGAGAAGTTAGATGAGTATGTGGCAGTACCTCCAAGGCCTATAGATTTGCCGTTTTTGTTGCCAATAGAAGATGTATTTTCAATATCGGGCCGAGGTACGGTAGTAACAGGAAGAATAGAGAAGGGGGAGATAAAGGCAGGAGATGAGATAGAGATAATAGGTCTGAAAGCGACGCAAAAGACGATATGTACTGGTGTTGAGATGTTTAAGAAGTTGCTAGATAAGGGAAGTGCAGGACTCAATGTAGGAATACTACTAAGAGGAACAAAGAGAGAAGAAGTGGAGAGAGGGCAAGTATTGGCAAAACCAGGGACAATAACCCCGCATAAGAAATTTAATGCGGAGGTGTATATATTGAAGAAAGAAGAAGGAGGAAGGCATACACCATTTTTTGGAAATTATCAGCCACAGTTTTATTTAAGGACAACGGATGTAACTGGGAGCATAAAATTGCTAGATGGAAAGGAGATGGTAATGCCAGGGGACAATGTAAGTATAGAAGTGGAGTTGCAAGTACCAATAGCAATGGATAAAGGATTACGTTTTGCGATAAGAGAAGGTGGTAGAACTGTTGGTTCTGGCGTTGTTTCGGAAATTTTAGAATGAGTATAATAACTAAGATGAAGCAAGATATATATATTAGAATCAAAGCTTTCGATTGTTCTTTGTTGGAAAAGTGTATTCGCGAGTTTATTGATCAATTAAAGCAGTTTAATGCAGATTTATCTGGTCCGATTGCGTTGCCAAGAAAAGATTCTAAATTTACTGTTAATAGGTCTCCTCATGTTGATAAAAAATCTCGTGAGCAATTTGAAATGAGAATTTCTAAGCGGTTAATTATTGTACATAATCCTACTTCTACTATGATGAAGATGCTTGCAGATTTATCTTTTTCTGCTGGTGTAGAAGTGGATTTAAAGGTTAAGGAAGTCAATATTTAGGAAAAGGAAATGAAGAGAATAAATTCGCTTAGGAGAATTGGTTTGTTAATGACCAATGTTGGCCATACTGCTATGTATTTTGATAATAGTCGCATGGCTGTAACCTTATTGCATCTCAGCGAAACTTATATTATCGATATAAAAGGACAAGATAAATGTGGCTACAATTCAGTCATTTTAGGCACAGGGGATTTAAAAAAAATAGCAAAACCTCAGTTGGAATATTTAAAGAAAAAGGGTATAAATAGTAAATGTAAATTATACGAAAGTAGATTAACTGATCTATTCGGAATAGAATGTGGTAAAAAGGTGGGGGTTAATCATTTTGTAGTTGGTCAATATCTTGACATTACGGGTTATTCTTTAGGCAAAGGGTTTGCTGGTGTGATGAAGCGGCATAACTTCAGTGGGCTTAGGGCATCTCATGGCGTTTCTATTGCTCATAGATCACAAGGTTCTACTGGTCAATGTCAAGATCCTGGTAGAGTATTCAAGGGGAAGAAAATGGCTGGTCATTTAGGTAATAGCAGAGTGACTGTACAGAATATGAAAATATTATCCATTGATTATGAAAATAGCATAATTGCTGTAAAGGGTAATAATGTTCCTGGGTTTAAAAACTCTTATGTTTTTGTGAGAGATGCAGTTAAAAAGCCTTTACATAAAGATGTTCCTTTTCCAGTAGGTCTGCTGTTGAATATGAGTGATGATGCTAATAATTTGGTGAGTTAGTTATGGAATGTGAATTAGTTGATCTATCTAATAATAATGTAGGTAGTGTTGAGCTTAATCCCTTGATATTTTCTGCCAAGCAAAAATTGAGTATTTTGCATGATATAGTGAGATGGCAATTAGCAAAGAGAAGAGTTGGTGCTCATAAAACAAAGGGTATCAGTGATGTTTCTGGTACAACAGCTAAGCCGTATGGTCAAAAACGTACCGGTAGGGCGAGACAGGGGAGCTTGCGATCTCCTCAGTTTAGAGGTGGTGGAATTATTTTTGGTCCTGTTGTGAGGAGTCATGCTTATTCTCTTAATAAAAAAGTACGTAAATTTGGTTTGAAAATTGCTTTATCTCTAAAATATTTAAATAATCAAGTTGTTGTTCTTGATAGTTTAAATGTTGATGTGAAGAAAACATCTAAAATGTGTGAATATATTAAAAATTTTAAATTTTCTTCTTTTTTAATAGTTGGTGATTATGGAGATGATTTGTTACGTGCTGCTAAAAATTTGCATTATGTAGATTTAATCAAACCTATTGGGTTAAATGTTTTTGATATATTGAATCATGAATGCGTGATGTTAACAAAAGACACTTTAAAGCATCTTGAAGGTAGATTGTTATGATTAAATATAATAATATAATAAAATCTCCTGTAATCACAGAAAAGGCTTCTCTTTTAAGAGAGAAGTTTAATAAATACTCTTTGTATGTTTTTGTAAATGTAAATAAGCGTCAAATAAAATCGGCAATAGAGTCTTTATTTAATGTCAGAATTTCTTCTATAAATGTTATTAGAGTTAAACCTAAATATAGACGTTTCAGGGGTGTGGTTGGTTGTAAAAAACAGAGAAAAAAGGTTTATTTTTCTTTGATGGATGGTCAAAAATTAGATATAATGAGCGTTTAATATGGGTATGAAATTTTTTAATCCTGTTACTCCGTCTTCTCGTGGGACTATATTAATAAGTAAAATTGGTTTATCAAAAGATAAGCCGGAGAAGTCTCTTGTATTTGGCAAGAAATCCAGTGGTGGAAGAAATAATCATGGTAGAATTACAACTCGTCACAGGGGTGGTGGTCACAAGAAGAAGTATAGAGTTATAGATTTTAAACGTAATAGAAGTGATCAGGGTATAGTTGAGAAAATAGAGTATGATCCAAATAGAAGTGGGTTTTTAGCATTAATATCATATAAGGAAGATGATACTAAATCTTATATATTAGCTCCTCAAGGTATGAAGCCTGGTGATGTTGTGACAGCTGGAGATGATGCTGATATTTTGCCAGGGAATTGTTTACTACTCAAGCATATACCTGTTGGTTCTTTCGTTCATAATGTTGAGCTGAAGCCAGGTAATGGTGCTGCGATTGCTAGAGCTGCTGGTTGTTATGCACAAATCGTTGGTCGTGATGGCCAATATGTTTTATTACGACTCAGGTCTGGTCAAATTAGGTTGATTTTATCTTCTTGCAAGGCTACTATTGGTGTAGTATCTAACCCTGACCATAAGAATAGAAAGTTGGGTAAAGCTGGGAGAAGTAGGTGGCTTGGGATTAGACCTGCTGTACGTGGAGTTGCAATGAATCCGGTTGACCATCCTCATGGAGGTGGAGAGGGAAAAACTTCTGGCGGTCGTCATCCTGTTACTCCTTGGGGTGTTGCAACAAAAGGAAAAAAAACTAGGAAAAAAAATAAATCTAGTGATAAGTATATAAAAAAATTGAAAGGTTAATTTATGAGTAGATCTGTATGGAAACCACCTTTTTTACACCCATCTGTACTAAGATTAGTTCAGAGAGCTTTAAAAGAGGGTTCTATTAATAAGGTGATAAAAATTCATTCCAGGGCTTCTGTAATTCTTCCTAATTGTTTGGGTTTAAAATTTGCTGTTTATAATGGTAAAGATTACATTCCTGTTAGTGTTGATAATCAGAATATGATAGGTCATAAATTCGGTGAATTTTCACCTACTCGTAAATTTACTGGGCATGGTGGTGATAAAAAGGCAACAAGAAGGTAGGCAATTGATATGAAAAATAGGGATATAATAGTTGAGGCTGGTTCTAAGGTTTTAAGATCAACTCCTCGCAAATTAAATTTGGTTGCTGATTTAGTGCGTAATAAAAAAGTTTCTTTTGCTAATGTACAATTAAGATTTTGTGAAAAAAAGGCTGCCGGTTTTATAATGAAGGTGTTGAATTCTGCAATTGCTAATGCTCAAAATAATTATGGATTGAACGTTGATAATTTATATATAAAGGAAATTTTAATAGGTAAGTCACTTACTTTGCGTAGAGTATATCCAAAAGCTATGGGTAGGGCTAATAGAATGAGCAAATTTTATAGTAATATAACTATAAAATTGAAAGAAATTGTATGATTTATAGAAATGGAAAATTAATAAGGAAAGTGTAAAAATATGGGACAGAAGGTTAATCCTAAAGTATTTAGATTGCAAATAAATAGTAATACCTGGGATTCTGTTTGGTGTGCTACGGACGATTATAAACAGAAATTGCATCAAGATCTATTTATTCGCAGTTATATAAATGAATCCTTTAAGCATGCTGGTATTTCTAAAGTAACTGTAGAGCGTACAGTTACTTTAGTGTCTGTAATAATACATTCTTCTAAGCCTGGAGTTATAATAGGTAAGAAAGGTTTGGATGTTGAGAAGATAAAGCAAAAAATAGCTAAAAAAGTAGAAAGTAGTGTCGAAGTGAATGTAGTAGGAGTTAAAAAGTCTGAAATAGATGCAGTTTTAATATCAAGGAATATTACACATCAGCTAGAAAAAAGGATTTCATGTAGAAGAGCGATGAAAAAAGCTATTCAAAATTGTTTGAAGATGGGTGCTGAGGGTATTAAAGTAAGTTGCTCTGGGCGTCTTGGCGGAGCTGAAATAGCTCGTACTGAATGGTACAAAGAAGGTCGTTTGCCTTTACACACTTTGCGTGCTAATATAGATTATGCTTTTTGTGAAGCGAAGACTATATGTGGTATTATAGGAGTTAAAGTTTGGGTTTATGTTGGTAGTTAAGGTATATTGAGATGTTTGTTCCCAAAAAGAGTAAATATAAAAAGGTATTTAAGGGGAGAATAAAGGGTAATGCTAAGGGTGGTAGCACGCTGTCTTTTGGAGATTATGGATTAAAAGCTATGGAAGTAGGTAAGGTTCAGTCCAAGCATATTGAAACTGCAAGGCGCGTAATATCTAGAACGTTAAAACGCTCTGGTAAAGTATGGATAAGAATTTTTCCTGATACTCCGGTTAGTAAAAAGCCAGCAGATGTACGTATGGGTAAAGGGAAAGGTAGTGTTGAATTTTGGGTATTTAAAGCTAAGCCCGGTAGGATTTTGTTTGAAATTAGTAGTGATGTTCCCATGCATTTAGCAAGATTGGCGCTTGAAAAAGCGACTGCTAAGCTTCCTATGAAGTGTAAATTTATATCTAATCATAATTGAATGGAGTTGCAATGGATATAGTTAAATTTGAATCAGAATCTTCACAAGGATTACATGAACTTCTTGTGAGTTTGAGGAAAGAATTTGTTAATTTGGCTTTTCAAAAAAAGCTGGGCCAGTGCAACAATTTTTCGCGTTTTAGCTTAATAAGAAAGAGCATAGCTCGTAGTCTAACTGTATTAAATAGAAGAAAGAGAGAGGGAAAAAATGCCTAAGAAGGTTTTTTGTGGTGTCGTAACTAATGCTGAGTCTGATAAGACTGTAAAGGTTTCGGTGTTACAAGTGTATAAGGATAGGCTGTATAAAAAAGTTATTAAAAAATACAAGAAGTATACAGCACATGATGAGAATAATAGTTGCAAAAAGGGAGATAGGGTTTTAATACAGGAACATAAGCCTATTTCTGTTACTAAAAAATGGGTTGTTATCAATAGCTAAAAAGGAATAGGTATTTATATGATTCAAAAAAATACATTGTTAGAAGTAGCTGATAATTCTGGTGCGCGTGCAGTGCTTTGTATTGGCTTGTTAGGTGGTAGGAAATCTGCATCTGTAGGTGATACGATTATTATATCTACTAAGTCTATTAATCCAAAAGGTAAAGTTGAAAAAGGAAAAGTATATAAAGCAGTTGTTGTTAGAGTAAAAAATAGTGTTAAGAAATCTGATGGTTCTGTAATTCGTTTTTCTAGCAATGCTGTGGTTTTAATTAATGATCAAGGTGAACCACTTGGCACTCGGGTGTTTGGTCCAGTAAAAAAGTTGTTATCTGGTTCTTTTATGAAAATAATGTCATTAGCTGATGAGGTTTTATAATGAGTGCTAAAATAAAAAGTGGTGATGATATTATAGTTTTAACTGGTAAAGATAAGAGAAAAATTGGTAAGGTAATCAAAGTTATAATACGTGATGCTAAAAAGAAAGTAGTTGTTTCTGGCGTAAATGTGTGTAAGAGACATACTAAACCAAGAGCTGGTAGTGGTGGTGGTATATTGAATAAAGAGTTAGCTATTGATGTATCCAATGTTGCAATATTGGATCCTAAGTGTAAAACTCCAACTAAAGTAGGATTTAAGATTATAGATGGTAGAAAAGTGCGTTTTGCAAAAGTTTCTGGAGAAGTGATAGATTAGGTTGATATGTTTAAACAGTTGTATAAAGATAATATAGTAAAATCCTTAAAGGATAAGTTTAATTACAGCAATGTAATGCAAGTGCCTAAACTTGTCAAGGTGTGTATCAATATGGGCGTTGGAGATGCTGCTACGGACAATAAAGCGATAAATGAGCCATTTGATAATCTACATTTGATTGCTGGGCAAAAGCCTGTGTTAACCTTTGCAAAAAAATCTATTTCTGGTTTCAAAATTAGAAAAGGTGCAACTGTAGGTTGTAAAGTGACTTTGCGTAGAAATAAAATGTATGAATTCTTAGAAAGATTAATATATATTGCTTTGCCAAGGGAAAAAGATTTTAGAGGGTTTAGTGTGAAGCAATTTGATGGTCATGGTAATTTTTCCTTTGGTATCAAGGAGCATATATCATTTTTAGAAATAGACTATGATAAAATAAGTAAAATTAGAGGTATGGATATTAATATTATAACAAGTGCAGTTAGTGATAAGGAAGCAAAGGAATTATTACTGGCTCTTAAATTCCCTTTTTTTGATAATTGAGAGAAAATATATATGGCAAAAAAATCCATGATACAGAAGAATCTTCGTAGAATAAAGTTATGCGATCAATATAGGGAGAGAAGGGAAGAATTAAAATCTATAATGAATAATAAGGATTTATCTATTGCAAAAAGGTTTGCAGCTCAAAGTAAGCTGATTAAAAAATTGCCTAGAGATTCTTCTAAAATCAGAATTAGGAATAGATGCGCTTTAACTGGTAGGCCGAGAGGAGTATATAGAAAATTTGGTTTATGTAGGATTGTTTTACGTGATTTGTGTTCTTTTGGACAAGTTCCAGGGGTTACAAAATCTAGTTGGTAAATGTGATATAAGGAGTGTAATAGTGTCGTTATCTGATGGTATTGGTGATTTTTTAACAAGAATACGTAATGCTCAATTGGCAATGCATAGGGAAACAAGAGTCCTATTCTCTAAAGTGAATTCTTCTATATTGAAGATCTTAAAAGAGGAAGGGTATATTCTTAATTATGAAAAGCAAGAGAGTGATAGTATCCCTTCCCTTGTTGTGCAGTTGAAGTATTATGATAAATCACCTGTGATTAATGATATAGCTAGGGTATCAAAGCCCGGTTGTCGTTATTATTCTAAGTGTAAGGACATTTCTAAAGCGTATAATGGTCTTGGAATTTTTATTATATCTACACCGAAAGGAGTGATGACCGATTATAATGCACGTAGATTAAAAGTTGGTGGAGAAGTTTTGTGT
This sequence is a window from Wolbachia endosymbiont (group B) of Protocalliphora azurea. Protein-coding genes within it:
- the tuf gene encoding elongation factor Tu — its product is MTAIVEAFGKPHVNVGTIGHVDHGKTTLTAAITKHYGNFVAYDQIDKAPEERKRGITIATAHVEYQTEKRHYAHVDCPGHADYVKNMIVGAAQMDAAILVVSGVDGPMPQTREHILLAKQVGVGYIVVYINKADVADADMIDLVEMEVRELLSKYGFPGDEVPMIVGSALKALEDDSSEYGKKSIDKLMEKLDEYVAVPPRPIDLPFLLPIEDVFSISGRGTVVTGRIEKGEIKAGDEIEIIGLKATQKTICTGVEMFKKLLDKGSAGLNVGILLRGTKREEVERGQVLAKPGTITPHKKFNAEVYILKKEEGGRHTPFFGNYQPQFYLRTTDVTGSIKLLDGKEMVMPGDNVSIEVELQVPIAMDKGLRFAIREGGRTVGSGVVSEILE
- the rpsJ gene encoding 30S ribosomal protein S10; amino-acid sequence: MKQDIYIRIKAFDCSLLEKCIREFIDQLKQFNADLSGPIALPRKDSKFTVNRSPHVDKKSREQFEMRISKRLIIVHNPTSTMMKMLADLSFSAGVEVDLKVKEVNI
- the rplC gene encoding 50S ribosomal protein L3, which codes for MKRINSLRRIGLLMTNVGHTAMYFDNSRMAVTLLHLSETYIIDIKGQDKCGYNSVILGTGDLKKIAKPQLEYLKKKGINSKCKLYESRLTDLFGIECGKKVGVNHFVVGQYLDITGYSLGKGFAGVMKRHNFSGLRASHGVSIAHRSQGSTGQCQDPGRVFKGKKMAGHLGNSRVTVQNMKILSIDYENSIIAVKGNNVPGFKNSYVFVRDAVKKPLHKDVPFPVGLLLNMSDDANNLVS
- the rplD gene encoding 50S ribosomal protein L4, with the protein product MECELVDLSNNNVGSVELNPLIFSAKQKLSILHDIVRWQLAKRRVGAHKTKGISDVSGTTAKPYGQKRTGRARQGSLRSPQFRGGGIIFGPVVRSHAYSLNKKVRKFGLKIALSLKYLNNQVVVLDSLNVDVKKTSKMCEYIKNFKFSSFLIVGDYGDDLLRAAKNLHYVDLIKPIGLNVFDILNHECVMLTKDTLKHLEGRLL
- a CDS encoding 50S ribosomal protein L23 encodes the protein MIKYNNIIKSPVITEKASLLREKFNKYSLYVFVNVNKRQIKSAIESLFNVRISSINVIRVKPKYRRFRGVVGCKKQRKKVYFSLMDGQKLDIMSV
- the rplB gene encoding 50S ribosomal protein L2 — encoded protein: MGMKFFNPVTPSSRGTILISKIGLSKDKPEKSLVFGKKSSGGRNNHGRITTRHRGGGHKKKYRVIDFKRNRSDQGIVEKIEYDPNRSGFLALISYKEDDTKSYILAPQGMKPGDVVTAGDDADILPGNCLLLKHIPVGSFVHNVELKPGNGAAIARAAGCYAQIVGRDGQYVLLRLRSGQIRLILSSCKATIGVVSNPDHKNRKLGKAGRSRWLGIRPAVRGVAMNPVDHPHGGGEGKTSGGRHPVTPWGVATKGKKTRKKNKSSDKYIKKLKG
- the rpsS gene encoding 30S ribosomal protein S19, with amino-acid sequence MSRSVWKPPFLHPSVLRLVQRALKEGSINKVIKIHSRASVILPNCLGLKFAVYNGKDYIPVSVDNQNMIGHKFGEFSPTRKFTGHGGDKKATRR
- the rplV gene encoding 50S ribosomal protein L22, which produces MKNRDIIVEAGSKVLRSTPRKLNLVADLVRNKKVSFANVQLRFCEKKAAGFIMKVLNSAIANAQNNYGLNVDNLYIKEILIGKSLTLRRVYPKAMGRANRMSKFYSNITIKLKEIV
- the rpsC gene encoding 30S ribosomal protein S3; amino-acid sequence: MGQKVNPKVFRLQINSNTWDSVWCATDDYKQKLHQDLFIRSYINESFKHAGISKVTVERTVTLVSVIIHSSKPGVIIGKKGLDVEKIKQKIAKKVESSVEVNVVGVKKSEIDAVLISRNITHQLEKRISCRRAMKKAIQNCLKMGAEGIKVSCSGRLGGAEIARTEWYKEGRLPLHTLRANIDYAFCEAKTICGIIGVKVWVYVGS
- the rplP gene encoding 50S ribosomal protein L16; translation: MFVPKKSKYKKVFKGRIKGNAKGGSTLSFGDYGLKAMEVGKVQSKHIETARRVISRTLKRSGKVWIRIFPDTPVSKKPADVRMGKGKGSVEFWVFKAKPGRILFEISSDVPMHLARLALEKATAKLPMKCKFISNHN
- the rpmC gene encoding 50S ribosomal protein L29, encoding MDIVKFESESSQGLHELLVSLRKEFVNLAFQKKLGQCNNFSRFSLIRKSIARSLTVLNRRKREGKNA
- the rpsQ gene encoding 30S ribosomal protein S17 — protein: MPKKVFCGVVTNAESDKTVKVSVLQVYKDRLYKKVIKKYKKYTAHDENNSCKKGDRVLIQEHKPISVTKKWVVINS
- the rplN gene encoding 50S ribosomal protein L14; its protein translation is MIQKNTLLEVADNSGARAVLCIGLLGGRKSASVGDTIIISTKSINPKGKVEKGKVYKAVVVRVKNSVKKSDGSVIRFSSNAVVLINDQGEPLGTRVFGPVKKLLSGSFMKIMSLADEVL
- the rplX gene encoding 50S ribosomal protein L24; translation: MSAKIKSGDDIIVLTGKDKRKIGKVIKVIIRDAKKKVVVSGVNVCKRHTKPRAGSGGGILNKELAIDVSNVAILDPKCKTPTKVGFKIIDGRKVRFAKVSGEVID
- the rplE gene encoding 50S ribosomal protein L5, which produces MFKQLYKDNIVKSLKDKFNYSNVMQVPKLVKVCINMGVGDAATDNKAINEPFDNLHLIAGQKPVLTFAKKSISGFKIRKGATVGCKVTLRRNKMYEFLERLIYIALPREKDFRGFSVKQFDGHGNFSFGIKEHISFLEIDYDKISKIRGMDINIITSAVSDKEAKELLLALKFPFFDN
- the rpsN gene encoding 30S ribosomal protein S14, with product MAKKSMIQKNLRRIKLCDQYRERREELKSIMNNKDLSIAKRFAAQSKLIKKLPRDSSKIRIRNRCALTGRPRGVYRKFGLCRIVLRDLCSFGQVPGVTKSSW
- the rpsH gene encoding 30S ribosomal protein S8: MSLSDGIGDFLTRIRNAQLAMHRETRVLFSKVNSSILKILKEEGYILNYEKQESDSIPSLVVQLKYYDKSPVINDIARVSKPGCRYYSKCKDISKAYNGLGIFIISTPKGVMTDYNARRLKVGGEVLCRVF